The nucleotide sequence TAGGAAGCCACGTTTCAGAGAACCGGGTATGTTCAGGGAAATATCTGGGGTCATAGGTGATTTCATCACTTTTTGATGCATAATTCCAATCAAGGAAGAATCTGATCTGCATTGCAGCAACAGCATCTCCATCTACCTGGACTCCGGTATCACGCCAGGGTGCCCATTTTGGATCACGGCTGAGATAATCATCGCCGATATTGAATCCTCCGATAAACCCGGTTTTTCCATCTATTACCGCTATTTTCCGGTGATTCCGGTAGTTAATTCGTGGGTGGGTGATATGGATGAGAGAGGGAAAGAAGAACTCAAGTTTTCCACCTGCTTCGAGATATGGTTTGAAAAATTCTTTTCCCGGCCCTGCAGCCCCAAGCCCGTCACCCAGGAATCTGACTGAGACCCCGGCCTGAGCACGTTCTGTCAATGCTGCAAAAATCTCATTTCCAATGGCATCATCTTTGAGAATGTAATATTCCATGTGGATATGGTCTTTGGCACCGCGAATTGCTTCTAATAACGCTGAAAATTTATCATTCCCATCAACGAAGATATGAGCCTTGTTATGTACTGTAATAAAAGCACGGTTACTCTCCATGAGCATCAGCATCATCCGCCGGTACGAATCCGGGATCGGCTGTTCTGTTGGGAGAACTTTGTGGAAGAGTTCTTTCTTCTGGGATTCGATGATGCTCGTGAGTATATCATCATCTTCCTGTTTAATCCTGAACATCCGATCCCGGTGAAAACTCTGACCTATGAACAGATAGAGAACAAATCCTATAACAGGGACAAACACTAGGGCCATCAGCCAGGCAATTGTTGCTGTAGGATTTTTCCGCTCAATAAAAACGACAGTTATCGCAAAAAAAATGTTTAGAATCAGAATAATGGGAATAATGAAGTCATTTACTATTGTGATTACCGGGCTCATGATGATCCAAGGTTGTAGAGGACTAAGTCAATTCAGAATGATATAAATTCATCCGACAATGGGAGATATCCGGATGATTTGCTATGAGGAGAATTTGTTATCATTTCAGGCATAATAAAAAACCCTTTGTAGTCACTTAAACTGCAATCATTTTATCAATTGGGATTGGATATCCGTTCCCGATAATATCAGGCGGTTTAATTCCGGCGTCCTGATAACTCTCCCATGTTCTTTTCGTGATATCGGTTTTAAAAGTAAATTCGTGCCTGAGATCGTTTACATATGCCTTGGCGATAATTTTTCGATAGAGAGGATAATTTTCAACAAGTATGATATATGGCCTTTTTTCAGAGATATACACGTACCGGGAAGTGATGACAGCTTCTGTGAGAAGACGAACAGCTTTGTCGATGTCAGCATCGTAAGAGAGATAGAGATCAGTGACAACCATCATCTCAGCAGATCCTGAATTTGAACTGGATACTGCATTTACAACAGTCAGATAATTCGGAATAGTGACCCTGCTGTCACCTGGTGTTACAATCACTGTCTGAATGAGACCAATATCAATTACTTCTCCATAGTGTTCATTTATGGCGATTTTATCTCCAATCTGATATGGTTTTTCAATAATGATGACAAATCCGGCAACAATATTTTCCACGAGATCTTTCAGTCCAAACCCAAGCCCGGCTCCAATAAGTCCTGAGAATACTGCAAGTTCAGTAAATCCGAGATCAAATAACGGAGACAGGATCACGTAGACCATACAAATATACACCAGAATTTTGAGAACCGGTATAATCATTGCGAGAATATGTCTTCTTGTTCCAAGTTTTTCAGAAAGAATGCGAAGGAAAAAATCCATTCCATAAACAATCAGATACCCAATAATGAGAACAAGTAAACTCGAAATGATCCAGGATGGCTCTATGATGGTTCTCATCATATGACCCGGGAGAGTTCCATCCGGTGCGATATTTGATATATTTGTGATATTTTCCAAAATAGTAGATGAATTAACCATAATCACCACACCATCCTGATCCGTTTCAATTCTTTGGTTATTTCCGCGAGTGCGATAGGGTTAATCCGAATTTTTTCATTTTTTAGTACCACAAGTTCCTTGTCCCGGAGTTTGGAGATAATAAGATTCAGGTTGATATCTGAGGGAAGTGCCTGTTTAAGATCAGGTATCTGCACCTCCTCATAGGACATGATGAGTGAGAGAATATATGCCGTGTCTGGATCTGATATTGCCGGAAGAGTTGGAGGTGTCAGGCTGCTCAGTCGAATCTCCCAGGCATCACTGGCCTCCTGCCATATGTGTAATGCGACTCCCGGATTTCCATTTGATATCTGATGTAGTCGCTCGAAGATAAGTTCTGATGGTTCGAGTTCCTGACTTTTATTCCTGAGTATTGCGACAAATAATCGCCATCGAAGTGAGTAATAGGTAAATCCTATTGTTTTATTGATAATGGGAATAATGTA is from Methanospirillum lacunae and encodes:
- the cls gene encoding cardiolipin synthase is translated as MSPVITIVNDFIIPIILILNIFFAITVVFIERKNPTATIAWLMALVFVPVIGFVLYLFIGQSFHRDRMFRIKQEDDDILTSIIESQKKELFHKVLPTEQPIPDSYRRMMLMLMESNRAFITVHNKAHIFVDGNDKFSALLEAIRGAKDHIHMEYYILKDDAIGNEIFAALTERAQAGVSVRFLGDGLGAAGPGKEFFKPYLEAGGKLEFFFPSLIHITHPRINYRNHRKIAVIDGKTGFIGGFNIGDDYLSRDPKWAPWRDTGVQVDGDAVAAMQIRFFLDWNYASKSDEITYDPRYFPEHTRFSETWLPMQIVSGGPDTYWNPIKESYLKLIHLANESVYIQTPYFIPDESILDALRMAALAGIDVRIMMPAKPDHWFVYWAGISYIEQLIESGVKAYTYDTGFIHAKTIVVDEVAASVGSANWDVRSFKLNFETNAIMYDHDIAKQLKQYFLSDLEVCSALDAERFAALSPKLKLKLSMSRLFSPLL
- a CDS encoding mechanosensitive ion channel family protein is translated as MVNSSTILENITNISNIAPDGTLPGHMMRTIIEPSWIISSLLVLIIGYLIVYGMDFFLRILSEKLGTRRHILAMIIPVLKILVYICMVYVILSPLFDLGFTELAVFSGLIGAGLGFGLKDLVENIVAGFVIIIEKPYQIGDKIAINEHYGEVIDIGLIQTVIVTPGDSRVTIPNYLTVVNAVSSSNSGSAEMMVVTDLYLSYDADIDKAVRLLTEAVITSRYVYISEKRPYIILVENYPLYRKIIAKAYVNDLRHEFTFKTDITKRTWESYQDAGIKPPDIIGNGYPIPIDKMIAV